One Nostoc punctiforme PCC 73102 DNA window includes the following coding sequences:
- a CDS encoding glycosyltransferase family 4 protein, translating to MKILVLSWEFPPRIVGGIARHVAELYPELVKLGHEVHLITAEFGHASMYEVVEGVKVHRVPVAHSNDFFHWVVNLNLSMGDHGGKLILEEGPFDLIHAHDWLVGDAAIALKHSFKIPLIATIHATEYGRYNGIHTEIQGYINGKETLLAYNAWRIIVCSDYMRQEVERALHSPWDKIDVIYNGIRAEKKQHHVDFHALDFRRQFATDNEKIVYYLGRMTYEKGVPVLLNAAPKILSEMGGNVKFVIVGGGNTDHLKRQTWDLGIWHHCYFTGFLSDDYLDKFQTVADCAVFPSLYEPFGIVALESFASRVPVVVSDTGGFPEVVQHTKTGIVTWVNNSDSLAWGILEVLKNPGYRQWLVDNAYEDLKRRFSWPKLARQTQEVYQRVVQERSQISW from the coding sequence ATGAAGATATTGGTATTGAGTTGGGAGTTTCCGCCAAGGATTGTTGGGGGAATTGCGCGACATGTAGCGGAATTGTACCCGGAACTGGTAAAGCTAGGACATGAAGTCCACCTGATTACGGCGGAGTTTGGTCACGCATCGATGTATGAGGTGGTTGAAGGAGTAAAGGTACATCGGGTGCCAGTGGCACATAGTAACGACTTTTTCCACTGGGTAGTGAATCTCAACTTGAGTATGGGAGATCACGGTGGTAAGTTGATCTTGGAGGAAGGGCCCTTTGATTTAATTCATGCCCACGATTGGTTAGTTGGAGATGCTGCGATCGCTCTCAAGCATAGTTTTAAAATACCACTAATTGCCACAATTCATGCTACAGAATACGGACGCTATAACGGTATTCACACAGAGATCCAAGGCTATATAAATGGCAAAGAAACCTTGCTGGCTTATAATGCTTGGCGGATTATTGTTTGTAGCGACTATATGCGCCAAGAGGTAGAACGAGCATTACACAGCCCTTGGGACAAAATCGATGTTATCTATAACGGTATCAGAGCCGAAAAGAAACAGCATCACGTAGATTTTCATGCGCTAGATTTTCGCCGCCAATTTGCTACAGACAATGAGAAAATCGTTTACTACCTCGGTCGCATGACATACGAAAAAGGTGTACCTGTATTACTTAATGCTGCACCCAAAATCCTTTCGGAAATGGGAGGTAACGTTAAATTTGTTATCGTTGGTGGCGGCAATACTGACCATCTCAAGCGCCAAACTTGGGATTTGGGAATTTGGCATCATTGCTATTTTACAGGTTTTCTCTCTGATGATTACTTAGATAAATTCCAAACTGTTGCTGACTGTGCCGTTTTTCCTAGCCTTTACGAACCCTTTGGAATTGTAGCTTTAGAAAGCTTTGCTTCTCGCGTGCCTGTAGTGGTTTCTGATACAGGTGGTTTTCCCGAAGTGGTGCAGCATACTAAAACAGGTATTGTTACTTGGGTGAACAATTCCGATTCTTTAGCTTGGGGAATTTTGGAAGTGTTGAAAAATCCAGGTTATCGACAATGGCTAGTGGATAACGCTTATGAGGATTTAAAGCGGCGCTTTAGCTGGCCGAAATTAGCTAGGCAAACTCAAGAAGTATATCAGCGAGTTGTGCAAGAGCGATCGCAAATTTCCTGGTAA
- a CDS encoding pentapeptide repeat-containing protein, with product MANREHLALLKAGAVTWIEWRKKNPQIEPDLSAANLQGHNLRGANLQGVNLRKVDLGNALLVRANLSGADLSSANLSKAFLIEANLSDASLSVANLSGAILTQADLSQANLIGADLSEANLRGAAIAHANLIGTDLKGANLRDADLGAAKLIRANLSFANLIEANLIEADLSEASLYEAEVLGAYLYKTDLYKANLNKARFSGAYLLRANLSQADLSQADLSWTNLRGANLAGANLRGANLRGADMRGANLSGVNLQEAIMPDASKHD from the coding sequence ATGGCAAATCGAGAGCATCTAGCTTTACTGAAAGCAGGTGCAGTGACATGGATTGAATGGAGAAAGAAAAATCCTCAGATTGAACCAGACCTCAGCGCTGCAAATCTGCAAGGGCATAACCTCAGAGGCGCAAACCTCCAGGGGGTAAATTTGAGAAAGGTAGATTTAGGTAATGCTTTACTGGTGCGAGCAAACCTCAGTGGTGCTGACCTCAGTAGTGCCAACCTCAGCAAAGCGTTTCTCATTGAAGCTAACTTGAGTGATGCTAGCTTGAGTGTTGCTAACTTGAGTGGTGCTATACTTACGCAGGCAGATTTGAGCCAGGCTAATTTGATTGGAGCCGATTTGAGTGAGGCGAATCTGAGAGGCGCTGCGATCGCTCATGCTAATCTAATTGGAACTGACCTAAAAGGCGCTAACTTGAGAGATGCCGATTTAGGTGCAGCGAAGCTAATACGAGCGAATCTATCTTTTGCCAACCTGATTGAAGCTAACTTGATTGAGGCTGACCTCAGCGAAGCAAGTTTGTATGAAGCGGAAGTATTGGGGGCTTATCTTTATAAAACTGACTTATACAAAGCTAATTTGAATAAGGCTCGCTTCAGTGGTGCTTACCTGTTGCGGGCTAACTTAAGTCAAGCTGACTTGAGTCAAGCTGACTTGAGTTGGACTAACCTGAGAGGCGCGAATTTGGCAGGGGCAAATCTCAGAGGAGCCAACCTGAGAGGAGCCGACATGAGGGGAGCTAACCTCAGTGGCGTAAATCTTCAGGAGGCAATTATGCCTGACGCTTCAAAGCACGATTAG
- a CDS encoding microcompartments protein has product MGIELRSFVFLDNLQPQHAAYMGTVAQGFLPLPGDTSLWIEISPGIEINKITDIALKSASVRPGVQVVERLYGLLEVHSSSQGETRAAGQAILAALGVKREECLKPRVISSQIIRNIDAYQTQLINRTRRGQLLLAGQTLYVLEVEPAAYAALAANEAEKAARINILEVQAVGSFGRLYLGGQEQDILAGAAGALTAIESVAGRANPLGGRQE; this is encoded by the coding sequence TTGGGAATAGAACTACGCAGTTTCGTATTTCTCGACAACCTGCAACCTCAACATGCAGCATATATGGGAACAGTAGCCCAAGGCTTCTTACCATTACCAGGGGATACATCACTGTGGATTGAAATCTCTCCTGGTATCGAAATTAATAAGATTACAGATATAGCCCTGAAATCTGCCTCTGTCCGTCCGGGAGTACAGGTAGTTGAACGACTATACGGACTATTGGAAGTTCATTCTAGCTCCCAAGGTGAAACGCGAGCTGCTGGTCAAGCAATTTTGGCGGCACTAGGAGTCAAAAGAGAGGAATGTCTGAAGCCGCGTGTTATTTCTAGTCAGATTATCCGCAACATCGATGCTTATCAAACACAACTGATTAATCGCACGCGCCGGGGACAGCTACTACTAGCAGGACAAACACTATATGTATTAGAAGTGGAACCTGCTGCTTACGCCGCACTGGCTGCCAATGAAGCGGAGAAAGCGGCGAGGATTAACATTCTTGAAGTTCAAGCTGTAGGTAGCTTTGGACGACTTTACTTAGGTGGGCAAGAACAGGATATTCTAGCAGGTGCGGCGGGAGCTTTAACGGCCATTGAAAGTGTAGCTGGCCGAGCAAATCCTCTAGGTGGTCGTCAGGAGTAA
- a CDS encoding glycosyltransferase, producing MFQNKKHRIALISIDGDPAVEIGQEEAGGQNVYVRQVGYALAQQGWQVDMFTRRSNSEQSAIAQHGPNCRTIRLKAGPAEFIGRDNLFDHLPEFIEEFQKFQQRQGFHYSLIHTNYWLSSWVGMELKKQQSLIQVHTYHSLGAVKYRSIGDVPVIAAQRLAVEKACLETIDCVVATSPQEQKHMRVLVSSKGNIEMIPCGTDTDKFGGIQRTAAREKLGIAPDAKIVLYVGRFDRRKGIETLVRAVAKSSLRGEANLQLVIGGGSRPGQSDAIERDRIASIVTELGLENCTTFAGRLDETVLPFYYAAADVCVVPSHYEPFGLVAIEAMASQTPVVASDVGGLQFTVVPEVTGLLAPPKDEVAFAAAIDRILINPTWRDQLGEAARQRTEIAFSWYSVGFRLTQLYTRLLAQTASNTRPRIAA from the coding sequence ATGTTCCAGAATAAGAAACATCGCATTGCCCTAATTTCTATTGATGGCGACCCAGCGGTTGAAATTGGTCAAGAAGAGGCTGGAGGTCAAAATGTTTATGTGCGTCAAGTAGGTTATGCCTTAGCCCAGCAAGGTTGGCAAGTGGATATGTTCACTCGTCGTAGTAATTCTGAACAATCTGCGATTGCTCAACATGGCCCAAACTGTCGTACTATTCGGTTAAAAGCTGGCCCAGCCGAATTTATCGGGCGAGATAACTTGTTCGACCATTTACCTGAATTCATCGAAGAATTCCAGAAATTTCAGCAGCGCCAAGGGTTTCATTACTCCTTAATTCATACCAACTACTGGTTATCATCTTGGGTGGGTATGGAATTGAAAAAACAGCAATCCCTGATTCAGGTACATACTTACCATTCTTTAGGAGCCGTTAAATACAGAAGTATTGGTGATGTTCCCGTAATTGCAGCCCAGCGATTAGCTGTAGAAAAAGCCTGCTTGGAAACTATAGACTGTGTAGTTGCAACCAGTCCACAAGAACAGAAACACATGCGGGTACTCGTTTCTAGCAAAGGGAACATTGAAATGATTCCCTGTGGCACTGATACTGACAAATTTGGGGGAATTCAGCGAACTGCGGCGCGAGAAAAGTTGGGAATTGCCCCAGATGCCAAAATAGTTCTCTATGTTGGTCGCTTTGACCGCCGCAAAGGAATTGAAACCTTGGTAAGAGCTGTTGCCAAGTCTAGTTTAAGGGGTGAAGCTAACCTCCAGCTAGTAATTGGCGGTGGTAGCCGTCCCGGTCAGAGTGATGCAATAGAACGCGATCGCATTGCTAGCATCGTGACTGAACTCGGATTAGAAAATTGTACAACCTTTGCCGGTCGCCTAGATGAAACTGTTCTCCCCTTCTACTACGCCGCCGCTGATGTCTGCGTAGTCCCCAGCCATTATGAACCTTTTGGTTTAGTTGCTATTGAGGCAATGGCTAGTCAGACTCCAGTCGTAGCTAGTGATGTTGGTGGGTTGCAGTTTACTGTTGTACCAGAAGTCACAGGGTTACTTGCGCCTCCTAAAGATGAAGTAGCTTTTGCTGCTGCTATAGACCGTATTCTTATTAACCCAACTTGGCGAGACCAATTAGGTGAAGCGGCTCGACAACGGACAGAAATTGCCTTTAGTTGGTACAGTGTTGGATTCCGACTGACTCAACTTTACACTCGTTTGTTGGCTCAAACTGCATCCAATACTCGACCCCGGATTGCAGCTTAA
- a CDS encoding alkaline phosphatase family protein, translating to MVLPKIYKSFLIIATVTLITVLAVSGFAKTKPQHNVIIFITDGLRPSKVNAQETPNLHEIRQQGVSFVNSHSLFPTFTTANASAIATGHYLGDTGDFSNTINVGFPVQSASNSPVPFLENNAVLEEISQHFDGNYLNEESLLDTAREAGFSTAAVGKVGPVLIQDVTQRTGKSTIIIDDATGSPTGIPLSSEIAELLTKNGIALKSPTRGDNGKSGNSTVPGTKVANIFQQQYFADITTKVLLPLFKKRQKPFVLIYWSRDPDGTQHNQGDSLNTLTPGINGPTSLAARQNVDNNLAQIRAVLKQLNLEASTNIFVTADHGFSTISKESKTSYSRTLDYPDVMKGFLPPGFLAIDIAHGLGLSLFDPDKQNVVVDPTQGQFSKNGLIAKEANKPDVLVAANGGSDLIYLPNSTNNKALAKQVVDILLKEDYVSGLFVNDKLGSIPGTLPLSAIGLDGKSDLPSPAIVVNFRTFDTGCGDPTACGVEVADSSLQQGQGMHGSFSRADTYNYMAAIGPDFKKAFVDRVPVSNADVAITLAKTLNLNIPHQGKLIGRVLHESLVKGVKKVSFKSNTLTSQPSTNGLKTILKYQTVGSTQYFDVAGFPGRTLGLAK from the coding sequence ATGGTTTTACCTAAGATATATAAGAGTTTTCTGATAATAGCTACCGTTACACTCATTACAGTATTGGCAGTTTCAGGATTTGCTAAGACCAAACCTCAACACAATGTAATAATTTTTATTACAGATGGATTGCGACCTAGTAAAGTTAATGCTCAGGAAACTCCTAATCTTCATGAAATTCGCCAGCAGGGTGTAAGTTTTGTCAATAGTCATTCGCTGTTTCCTACTTTTACTACCGCTAATGCTTCTGCGATCGCAACGGGACATTATCTCGGTGATACTGGTGATTTTAGCAATACAATTAATGTTGGCTTTCCTGTCCAAAGTGCCAGTAACAGCCCCGTTCCTTTCTTAGAAAATAATGCTGTTTTGGAGGAAATTAGCCAACACTTCGATGGTAATTACTTAAACGAAGAAAGCCTATTAGATACTGCACGTGAAGCTGGGTTTAGTACCGCCGCCGTTGGCAAGGTTGGGCCAGTATTAATTCAAGATGTTACTCAAAGAACTGGTAAATCCACAATTATAATTGATGATGCTACAGGGTCTCCAACAGGAATTCCTTTGAGTTCTGAAATAGCTGAACTATTAACAAAAAATGGCATTGCCTTAAAATCTCCGACGCGAGGAGATAATGGCAAATCTGGCAACAGCACAGTACCAGGTACAAAAGTCGCTAATATATTTCAACAACAATACTTTGCCGATATAACGACAAAAGTGCTATTGCCTCTATTTAAAAAACGGCAAAAACCTTTTGTTTTAATTTATTGGTCACGCGATCCAGATGGAACTCAGCATAACCAAGGTGATAGTCTAAACACTCTTACTCCAGGGATTAATGGTCCCACTTCACTTGCAGCTCGTCAAAATGTCGATAACAATCTCGCCCAAATCCGCGCTGTCCTCAAACAGCTAAATTTAGAAGCTTCTACAAATATTTTTGTGACGGCCGATCACGGTTTTTCTACCATCAGCAAGGAGAGCAAAACCAGCTACTCAAGGACGCTTGATTATCCAGATGTGATGAAAGGATTTTTGCCACCTGGTTTTCTAGCTATTGATATTGCTCATGGTTTAGGATTGTCTTTGTTCGATCCAGATAAGCAAAATGTTGTGGTTGATCCAACTCAGGGTCAGTTTTCTAAAAATGGTTTGATTGCTAAAGAAGCAAATAAACCTGATGTATTAGTGGCTGCTAATGGTGGTTCAGATTTGATTTATTTACCTAATAGTACAAATAACAAAGCACTTGCTAAACAAGTTGTAGATATCCTCTTAAAAGAAGATTATGTTAGTGGTTTATTTGTAAATGATAAATTAGGCTCCATTCCAGGTACTTTACCCTTAAGTGCGATCGGGCTTGATGGTAAATCTGATCTTCCTAGCCCAGCGATCGTAGTAAACTTTCGGACATTTGATACTGGTTGTGGCGACCCAACTGCTTGTGGTGTGGAAGTTGCAGACTCTTCTTTGCAGCAAGGACAGGGAATGCATGGCTCTTTTAGCCGTGCTGATACTTACAATTATATGGCTGCAATCGGTCCTGACTTTAAGAAAGCTTTTGTAGACCGAGTACCAGTAAGTAATGCTGATGTGGCTATTACCTTGGCTAAGACTTTAAATTTGAATATTCCCCATCAAGGAAAACTTATAGGTCGTGTTTTACATGAATCTTTGGTCAAAGGAGTTAAAAAAGTTTCTTTTAAATCTAATACTTTGACATCCCAACCAAGTACTAATGGATTAAAAACGATCTTGAAGTATCAAACTGTTGGCTCAACTCAATATTTTGACGTTGCTGGTTTTCCTGGTCGGACACTTGGTTTAGCAAAATAG
- a CDS encoding DUF1350 family protein: MVNTNLKLRFKPVSHSWVALHPQPKGVIQFVAGAFFGTFAPMLFYRHLLQSLFEQGYTIILLPFNFTFDHYVEAGFLMREQYEILPELVRMATVEGYDYEAYLDDKNFSWIGHSLGCKYISLLEGFTALPDDIQKRETFIRNLLSHTSNKSQIESVIKDINILVEELKRKIIEDQKLICSYVGRKIKINSVFIRGQVSILLAPDISDTASAIRPQFLADIIDNLGWGVKPNPEETKNLIKDSGLFNIMGLVCFKSDKIAKLTCEWFTDILKRPPQEFLETLGGGHLKPLGIQLGNTVINLFDKPLIESVQDRNRGFEHHVIELLEALKEESK; encoded by the coding sequence ATGGTCAATACAAATTTAAAACTAAGATTTAAACCCGTTTCTCACAGTTGGGTTGCTCTGCATCCACAGCCTAAAGGAGTAATTCAATTTGTTGCAGGGGCTTTCTTTGGTACATTTGCACCCATGCTTTTTTATCGCCATCTGCTTCAATCTCTATTTGAGCAGGGATATACTATTATTCTTTTACCGTTTAATTTTACGTTTGACCATTATGTAGAAGCGGGTTTTCTCATGAGAGAGCAGTATGAAATTCTGCCAGAGCTTGTGAGGATGGCAACTGTTGAAGGATATGATTATGAAGCCTATCTAGATGATAAAAACTTTTCTTGGATTGGACATAGCCTTGGCTGTAAATATATTTCCCTGTTAGAAGGATTTACCGCTTTGCCAGATGATATTCAAAAAAGAGAAACTTTTATTCGGAATCTGCTATCTCATACGTCGAATAAGTCCCAAATAGAAAGTGTAATTAAAGATATTAACATTCTTGTTGAGGAGCTTAAACGAAAAATTATAGAAGATCAGAAACTAATTTGCAGTTATGTAGGTCGGAAAATCAAAATTAACAGTGTCTTTATTAGAGGGCAAGTTTCTATCCTCTTAGCACCTGATATTAGCGATACAGCCAGCGCAATTCGCCCTCAATTTTTAGCTGATATCATCGATAATCTTGGTTGGGGTGTAAAACCAAACCCTGAAGAAACCAAGAATTTAATCAAGGATAGTGGGTTATTTAATATCATGGGTTTAGTCTGTTTTAAGTCTGATAAGATTGCTAAATTAACCTGTGAATGGTTTACTGATATTTTGAAAAGACCGCCTCAAGAGTTTCTCGAAACTTTAGGCGGTGGGCATTTAAAACCTTTAGGTATTCAATTAGGTAATACTGTCATTAATCTTTTTGACAAACCTTTAATTGAGTCAGTTCAAGATCGAAATAGAGGCTTTGAGCATCATGTAATTGAATTGCTTGAGGCACTTAAAGAAGAATCAAAATAA
- the argC gene encoding N-acetyl-gamma-glutamyl-phosphate reductase: MTKPKIFIDGESGTTGLQIYSRLNQRDDIELVSIEASKRKDASERAKLINTVDVVILCLPDDAAREAVSLVSSTTVKILDASSAHRTANGWVYGFPELNPGQREKIASAQYVSNPGCYPTGFLACIRPLIAKGLFKSNFPITVNAVSGYSGGGKNLIKQYHTFHEQQAGGESLYPFGIYGLQFGHKHVKEMHYYSGLASPPLFVPSVGDFEQGMLVQVPLPLGTLDNPPSGEVIYEAIADYYQGEKFVQVAPFQDSTLLRDGIFLDAIAVNGTNIVQVFVFANDTTKEALLVARLDNLGKGASGAAIQNLNIMLGFPEELGL; this comes from the coding sequence ATTACTAAACCTAAGATTTTCATTGATGGCGAATCAGGAACCACAGGCTTACAAATTTATTCACGTCTCAATCAACGTGATGATATCGAGTTAGTTAGCATTGAGGCATCTAAACGTAAAGATGCAAGTGAGCGAGCTAAACTAATTAATACCGTCGATGTTGTTATTCTCTGCCTACCTGATGATGCAGCCCGTGAAGCTGTTAGCTTAGTAAGTAGTACTACGGTTAAGATCCTTGATGCTAGTAGTGCCCATCGGACAGCTAATGGCTGGGTATATGGGTTCCCCGAACTCAATCCAGGGCAGAGAGAGAAAATCGCCAGCGCCCAGTATGTCAGTAATCCAGGCTGTTATCCCACAGGATTTTTAGCCTGTATCCGTCCGTTGATTGCTAAGGGACTGTTCAAAAGTAATTTTCCCATCACCGTGAATGCAGTATCAGGTTACTCTGGTGGCGGAAAAAATCTTATTAAACAATACCATACCTTCCATGAACAGCAAGCCGGGGGTGAGTCACTATATCCATTCGGAATCTACGGTTTGCAGTTTGGACATAAGCATGTCAAGGAAATGCATTATTATTCAGGGTTAGCATCGCCGCCACTATTTGTACCTTCAGTAGGGGATTTTGAGCAAGGGATGCTAGTTCAAGTGCCTTTGCCGTTAGGAACTTTGGATAATCCACCATCAGGTGAGGTAATCTATGAAGCGATCGCTGATTACTACCAAGGTGAAAAGTTTGTGCAGGTTGCTCCATTCCAAGATTCTACTCTGCTGCGAGACGGAATATTTTTGGATGCGATTGCAGTGAACGGCACTAATATTGTTCAGGTTTTTGTATTCGCCAATGACACCACCAAAGAAGCATTGCTAGTTGCTCGTCTCGACAACTTGGGCAAAGGCGCATCAGGAGCCGCAATCCAAAACCTAAACATCATGCTGGGCTTTCCAGAAGAATTGGGATTGTGA